In Candidatus Poribacteria bacterium, the genomic window CCGGTGTTCGAGTACTCGCCGGTCGCGGGATCCAGCCGGCAGAGCGTCTGACCGAATGACGGTCCACCCCAGAGCGACCCGTCCGGCGCAGCCGCCAGGAAGAGCGTCGCGCGCGGTCCCGACTCGCCGGGGATGCGGCGCAGGTCGAGCGCTGTGTCGCCAGGCTGAAAGCGGAAGTAGTCCTGTCCACGGACGCCGAGGATGGAGCCATCCTCTGCCGATGCCAGCAGCCAGCCGCTCCGCAGATCCAGGTCGGCGATCAGCGCGGCTTCGGAGCCATCAGCAGACGCGCGATAGAGACGGGAGCCCTGACGGATGACAACCGAATCCTGAGTCATCAGCGCTGGCTCTATCGACCAACCGCCCGCGCCGCCGGGCGCCGCGAACGGCACTGCCTCTTCGCGCAGATCGACTCCGGCAAACGCGCGGTTCCCCACCAGGAACCGGTCGCGCCAGGAAACGCCCGTCTGCACGGCGCGGATCGAGTCCGGCACGTCGGCGAACTCGCGCGTCGCCGGGTCATAGAGTTTGGTCGTCGGCTCCGATTGACCCAAGCTGCACAGGATTCTTCCGTCTGGCAGCGACGACACGTGACGAAGGTACATGTTGGGCGGAGCCGGAGCGCCGCAGTCCTCGACGGAGCCATCGTCGAGATCGAACGACGCGAGCTTTCCCCCTCCGTACGTGCCGCCGTAGATGCGACCGTCGCCGCCGACAGCCAGGTTCCAGATGTAGTTCTCGCCGGGAACCTGCGCGACGTGCGTGAACGACATCGACACGAGGTCGAACACCATGAATGCGCCATCGTAAAACGTCCCGACGACGAGTCGGTCTCCCGACACTTCTCGAAGCGCCCACGAGCCTGCCCCCGCTGGAGCCCGGCAAACGCGCGCCTCGTCGCGCTCGAAGTCGATGAAGATCAGCTCGCAGCCGGAGTTCTCGTTCATGTTCGTCACGACGAAGCGCTCGCGTCCGTCGGATCGATCCCGAACGACGATACCGGCGAGCACCTGGCGCGCTCGGCAAGGATGCGCGATCAGTTCCATGGAATCACCGCAGTGTGGCGATCGCCTCGATCTCGACCTGGACGTCCAAAGGCAACCGCGCAACCTGGACACAGCTCCGCGCGGGTCGCGGCTCCGCGAAGTGCTCGTTGTACACCGCGTTGAGCCGACCGAAGTTGTCCATGTCCTTCAGGAACACGACGACCTTGATGCAGTGATTCAGCGACAGACCCGCCCGCCGGAGGACGGCTTCGACGTTCTGCAGGCATTGCCGGACGTGTTCCTCGAACTCGCCCTCCACGATCTGGCGCGTCTCGGGGTTCATGGGAACCTGACCCGAGACGAACATCAAGTCGCCAGAGATGATGCCCGGCGAGTAGGGCGTCGCTGGGTTCGGTTCCGACACGAACACGCCTTGTTTCTTCACGGCGGTCTCCTATCGACGGAGCGCTTCCGTCAGCATGCGGTACGCGCGCGTGCGCGCCGCGCGAGGGAATCGGTGATCGCCGCGGAACACCCATTGACGCAGGGAGTTCGCGGCTCCGTAGCCTGCGTAGACCCCACCGGCGAGGTCGAGCAGATGCGGGATGTTGGCGGTGTTGGGAAAGATGGCGTCATTCAGGGCAGCCGACACCATCAGTGGTCGCGGAGCGATCAAAGCGACGAGATGATGGAAGTCGAACGGCGTCTGACGGATGTCGTCCTCGTAGTAGCCCAGACGCGGGATCAGGGCCGTCCGCCGCCACCAACGCTCAGGCGTCGGATCGGTGCGGAACGCCGTGATGCCGCAACTCACCACGCCCGCGCGGATGCGCGGCTCGCCGACCATCGCGTACAACGTCCCGTAGCCGCCATGGGAATGTCCGATGCAGCCGATACGCGTCGCATCGACCTCGGGAAGCGTCTCCATCGCGTCGATGAGGCGGCTCACATCGTAGACCATCTTCGCCATGACCGAACCGGTCGGGTGAGCGGCGAAGAACTTGTCGGCGTGCCGGTAACGCGCGTGCGGATGATCTGCTCGTCGCTCCCCGAATCCGATGGCGTCCGGCGCGACGACGACGAACCCGCGCTCGACGAGCTCGCAGGCGTATGCGAGGTCGGGATCGCCACTCAGCCCCACGGGCTCATCCTTGCCCTGCGGCACGGTCTGGTGCAGCGCGATGACTGCCGGACTCGGAGCGTCGAGCCCGTTTGGCACGAGGAGCCACGCGTACCCGGACTCGTCCTCCGTCAGGGCAAATCGCACGCGCCGCATCCGGTAGCCTGTCGCCGATCCCGACTCGATCAGGTCGAAACCAGCCGTCCGAGGCGGAACGTCGGTCACGTCGCCCAGCACTTCGTTGACGACCGATGACCAGTAGGCGCGGGCGCGCTCCCAGTCGGCAGCGCTCGCGCGCCCAGCGAGCGGAACGAGCTCGTCAGAGCCCGACTGCGGAGTCGAGACCGGTCGCCATGCGCTCCGGCTTCGCCATTGCTCGAAGTCCCAACCGCCCGAGGTCCAGTACCAGAGATACGACACGGAATGCCCTTCAGTTCGCGCGCCGCAAGTCTAGCGCACCGCGAACGGCATGGGAACGACGTCTCGGCGCACACCGGGGGCTGGCATCACGAACCATCCGCGTCCACGAGTCGCTCCACGCCGCGATGAGTGGAGCCCCACCCAGGCGCATGGGCGTTCGGCAGGTTGCCTGGTCGCCATGGCTCGCATACACTCGCGTCTGGCTCATTCGGAACCCGAGGACTCTCCAGCATGCCATTTGTGAACCGCGCCGACCTGGCATCGTTCTCTCTATCGGACGGCATCCGGCTGCAGGTCACCTGGGGGGAG contains:
- a CDS encoding deaminase, which translates into the protein MKKQGVFVSEPNPATPYSPGIISGDLMFVSGQVPMNPETRQIVEGEFEEHVRQCLQNVEAVLRRAGLSLNHCIKVVVFLKDMDNFGRLNAVYNEHFAEPRPARSCVQVARLPLDVQVEIEAIATLR